The stretch of DNA TGATAACGTGAACATGGACATAGAACTTATCACGCCCATTGCCATCGAGGGAGGCCTCCGTTTCGCTATCCGTGAAGGCGGCCGTACCGTCGGTGCGGGAGTGGTAACCGCCGTGACGAGTTAGTTTGACGGGAAAAAGGAGGCGGGTAATTCCCGCCCCTTTTTTATTTGTACATGTGCATAATTATTTGTACCGATTTATTGACAAAAGCTCAATCATTATGGTAAATTGAAAGTTGTTGCATAATCATGGTAGAAGACGCGCGGAGGAATATTGGACAATGAGAGTAACGATAACACTTGCTTGTGATGAATGCAAGATG from Bacillota bacterium encodes:
- the tuf gene encoding elongation factor Tu (EF-Tu; promotes GTP-dependent binding of aminoacyl-tRNA to the A-site of ribosomes during protein biosynthesis; when the tRNA anticodon matches the mRNA codon, GTP hydrolysis results; the inactive EF-Tu-GDP leaves the ribosome and release of GDP is promoted by elongation factor Ts; many prokaryotes have two copies of the gene encoding EF-Tu), which encodes DNVNMDIELITPIAIEGGLRFAIREGGRTVGAGVVTAVTS